The following coding sequences lie in one Euhalothece natronophila Z-M001 genomic window:
- a CDS encoding glycosyltransferase family 4 protein — MRVLLLSRYDDLGASSRVRYLQYLEEFKRQGWEVEISPLFSNTYINALYAGAGRERLWEVMRGYVSRFLVLLRANQFDVLIIQKELFPFLPAWFERILHRMQILYIVDYDDAQFHRYDRHSNTIIRGLFRHKIDTVMLHAELVIAGNPYIAERARTAGARQIEIIPTVVDTERYHPAVSHASSPPIVGWIGTPETSCYLLPLLPVFERLQQEMDVRFVAVGASGEDFAGTSVEAWPWSELTEVSSIQQFDIGIMPLEDSPWERGKCGYKLIQYMACAKPVVASPVGVNMKIVEPGKNGYLAETLEDWEKLLRVLLIDVDARNRMGCVGREKVVEQFSLQSQAQRFINCVERVVNSGLF; from the coding sequence GTGAGAGTTTTACTGCTTTCTCGCTACGATGATCTAGGTGCTAGTTCCCGCGTGCGTTATCTACAGTATCTTGAAGAATTTAAGCGGCAGGGTTGGGAGGTGGAGATTTCGCCACTGTTCTCTAATACCTATATCAATGCACTGTATGCTGGTGCTGGGCGCGAGCGACTGTGGGAAGTCATGAGAGGGTATGTTAGCCGGTTCCTTGTGCTACTAAGAGCAAACCAATTTGACGTGTTGATTATTCAGAAAGAGCTTTTCCCATTTCTGCCAGCATGGTTTGAGCGCATCCTGCATCGCATGCAGATACTTTACATTGTTGATTACGACGATGCACAATTTCATCGTTATGACCGTCACTCAAATACCATCATTCGTGGGCTCTTTCGACATAAAATAGACACTGTGATGCTGCACGCGGAGCTAGTTATTGCGGGAAACCCTTATATCGCTGAGCGAGCCAGGACTGCTGGCGCTCGACAAATAGAGATCATTCCGACTGTGGTGGATACCGAACGCTATCACCCCGCAGTTAGCCATGCTAGCAGTCCGCCGATAGTTGGCTGGATTGGCACTCCGGAGACGAGTTGCTATCTTCTACCGTTATTACCAGTGTTTGAAAGACTACAGCAAGAGATGGATGTGCGTTTTGTTGCGGTGGGTGCAAGTGGTGAGGATTTTGCAGGTACCTCAGTTGAAGCGTGGCCTTGGTCTGAGCTGACTGAAGTGTCATCCATCCAGCAATTTGATATTGGGATTATGCCGCTGGAAGATTCGCCGTGGGAGCGAGGAAAGTGTGGTTATAAGTTGATTCAGTATATGGCCTGTGCCAAGCCCGTGGTGGCTTCTCCAGTTGGAGTCAATATGAAGATTGTTGAGCCTGGAAAAAATGGTTATTTGGCTGAAACGCTCGAGGACTGGGAAAAGCTGCTAAGGGTACTTTTGATTGATGTTGATGCAAGAAACCGAATGGGTTGTGTGGGGCGGGAGAAAGTGGTCGAGCAGTTTTCCCTCCAATCGCAGGCGCAAAGGTTTATTAATTGTGTCGAACGAGTGGTGAATTCGGGTTTATTTTAA
- a CDS encoding HlyD family efflux transporter periplasmic adaptor subunit — translation MSQSNNKNPQLGSNGNGNGKISLKSAKIAQSETTTPTTYDPYEEDFDQSVILRQSPVWPRIALWTILLVITGGLAWSYFAKIEQVVEAQGQLKPTGDVKEVQSPVQGVVREIATNETIQDGENPNRQGETFEDGDLVEEGQILLHYDSETAESRLNSLENIRDELQQENSFYRQIMETATTSESAVEAEIDRLDIPTEIAMLARNRTALEDENRLYRAQAGIAEPDDNLSVDELERLEASTQEASTRREAAFFEGQGLQRELRQVQVQLADAQTQLSTEEEKLEKLRTLFEEGGISEFRYIEQRQTVEQQQAQVEQLKEEEQRVESNISRADQQLQNTEATTRKDLFDNIARNKQQIAEIDSQLTRSLNENQRRISELESEINEVEKQLDYQNLRAPISGKIFNMEVSPGSVVNSSERVMKIVPQEDLVAEVFITNQDIGFVQEGMPVDVRIDSFPFSEYGDIEGELISLGSDALPPDETHDFYRFPAKIRLDSQTLDARGRDLPLQSGMSISTNIKLREDRRVISLFLERFTQEVDNLKNVR, via the coding sequence ATGAGTCAAAGTAACAATAAAAACCCTCAACTTGGTAGCAATGGTAATGGCAATGGCAAAATTAGCCTCAAAAGCGCAAAAATTGCCCAATCTGAAACGACTACTCCCACCACTTATGACCCTTACGAAGAGGATTTTGATCAGTCTGTAATCCTTCGTCAGTCTCCCGTTTGGCCACGGATTGCACTCTGGACAATTTTATTGGTCATTACAGGGGGTCTTGCTTGGTCGTACTTTGCCAAAATTGAACAAGTTGTGGAAGCGCAAGGACAACTCAAGCCCACTGGAGATGTTAAAGAAGTTCAATCGCCAGTGCAAGGAGTGGTTCGAGAAATTGCCACCAATGAAACGATACAGGACGGTGAAAATCCAAATCGGCAAGGGGAAACTTTTGAAGATGGAGACTTAGTCGAAGAAGGGCAAATTTTATTACATTATGATTCTGAAACCGCTGAATCTCGTCTCAACTCCCTAGAAAATATTCGCGACGAGTTGCAACAAGAAAATAGCTTCTATCGGCAAATTATGGAAACCGCAACCACCTCAGAAAGTGCGGTGGAAGCAGAAATTGATCGCTTAGATATTCCTACAGAAATCGCCATGTTAGCGCGTAACCGAACTGCTTTAGAAGATGAAAATCGTCTCTATCGCGCCCAAGCTGGAATCGCTGAACCGGATGATAATTTAAGTGTTGATGAATTAGAACGTTTAGAAGCCTCTACTCAAGAAGCGAGTACCCGTCGTGAGGCAGCGTTTTTTGAAGGACAAGGCTTACAAAGAGAGTTGCGTCAAGTACAAGTTCAGCTAGCAGATGCTCAAACTCAGTTAAGTACAGAAGAAGAAAAATTAGAGAAATTACGTACTCTTTTTGAAGAAGGAGGAATTTCAGAATTTCGCTATATCGAACAACGACAAACAGTTGAACAGCAACAAGCACAAGTTGAGCAATTAAAAGAAGAAGAACAACGGGTAGAATCAAATATTAGTCGTGCTGATCAACAACTGCAAAATACCGAAGCCACTACTCGTAAAGACCTATTTGATAACATTGCTCGAAATAAACAACAAATTGCCGAAATTGACAGCCAATTAACCCGATCTTTAAATGAGAATCAGCGACGAATTTCAGAACTAGAAAGCGAAATCAATGAAGTTGAAAAGCAACTTGACTACCAAAACTTACGAGCGCCAATTAGTGGCAAAATTTTTAATATGGAAGTGAGTCCTGGCTCTGTGGTCAATAGTAGCGAACGAGTGATGAAAATTGTCCCTCAAGAAGATTTGGTTGCTGAGGTATTTATTACAAATCAAGATATTGGCTTTGTTCAGGAAGGAATGCCAGTAGATGTTCGCATTGATTCGTTTCCCTTTAGCGAATATGGCGATATTGAAGGAGAACTAATTTCTCTTGGATCTGATGCACTTCCCCCAGATGAAACCCATGATTTTTACCGTTTTCCAGCCAAAATTCGTCTTGACAGTCAGACTTTAGATGCCAGAGGACGAGATCTTCCTTTACAGTCTGGGATGTCAATCAGTACCAATATTAAGCTACGAGAAGATAGAAGGGTAATTAGTCTATTTTTAGAACGCTTTACCCAAGAAGTAGATAATCTGAAAAATGTCAGATAA
- a CDS encoding peptidase domain-containing ABC transporter produces MSFTTTDIVSLLTESFPFNQLPREACERVSQKLRPLRYTMGQTLALRERMPTEVQLIYEGQVRLLGYEYKTQMPLTLELARPGKLIGWVGLVRGAPCETAIASEESICLSLSAEEFWQLYQEYDAFREAIQSECTAVEAFNLLCEEQERHPHGGVDLKAVTEASLKNAIIETLPEGKTKIANLPDDHPLKDEDRICLVSGGGKLANFPIGSRLEVDENTVLTVEGNQPLRFIAFYRADLPWLNPHTLTTPDDDEIEPETIEPQVAEEVTVEDAQNIIPGTDHYEGNRQTVGLKKYPHTRPRGNTPLDRAFACFQMLSQYFQVPFRKEVIRRVLSDQFKRSESLSLPVAGAVAELLGLKAQLSKMPTKSIGRINPPALIRWGEDLAILYESNDREVILGIPTEGVITKSIAEFQEVWGDGGQILLLEATKETPQQRFGIQWFIPYIQRYRGVLALVFFTSLFVQLFGLAHPLMMLVIIDKVIAQNSPEVLNMLGLFVLVIGIFEAILSTLRTYIFVDTTNRIDMSLGSKIIDHLLRLPLRYFEKRPVGDLSSRVNELERIRQFLTGTALTVVLDSIFSVIYIGVMLFLSWRLTLASLAVVPLLMILTIAFSPLIRRQLREKAERNSKTQSHLVEVLSGIQTVKAQNIELRSRWRWQQLYSRYVSQGFKTVITSTLSSSSSNFLNKLSGLIVLWFGAHLVLGGQLTLGQLIAFRIIAGYVTSPLLRLSQLWQNFQETALSLERLSDIVDTPQEGEEDRDNIPMPLIEGGVRYENISFRFKSPGPMQLNNINVEIQPGQFVGVVGESGAGKSTLTKLIPRLYEPEMGRILIDNYDVSKVELYSLRRQIGVVPQDPLLFEGTVQENICLTNPDASTEEIIEAAKTAVAHEFIMNLSSGYNTRVGERGAALSGGQRQRIAIARTILQRPQLLVLDEATSALDYNTEEQVSRNLSEVFQDQTVLFITHRLATIKNADLVLMMDAGRIVEQGTHEELMAMQGRYFYLYQQQEARI; encoded by the coding sequence ATGAGTTTTACAACCACTGACATTGTCTCTCTCCTGACAGAGAGTTTTCCCTTTAACCAATTACCCCGTGAAGCCTGTGAGAGAGTTTCGCAAAAACTACGCCCCTTACGCTACACAATGGGACAAACCTTGGCGTTACGGGAACGAATGCCCACAGAAGTCCAACTTATTTATGAAGGGCAAGTGCGGCTGTTGGGATATGAATATAAAACCCAAATGCCACTCACCTTAGAATTAGCTCGCCCTGGGAAATTAATTGGTTGGGTGGGATTAGTAAGAGGCGCTCCCTGTGAAACCGCGATCGCGTCAGAAGAATCAATCTGTTTAAGCCTGAGTGCCGAAGAGTTTTGGCAACTTTATCAAGAATATGATGCTTTTCGAGAAGCCATCCAGAGTGAATGTACTGCTGTAGAAGCGTTTAATCTCCTGTGTGAAGAACAAGAACGTCATCCTCACGGTGGCGTTGATCTCAAAGCCGTTACCGAAGCAAGCTTAAAAAACGCGATCATAGAGACGCTTCCCGAAGGTAAGACAAAAATTGCCAATCTCCCAGACGACCATCCTTTGAAAGATGAAGATCGAATTTGCTTAGTCAGTGGTGGCGGTAAACTCGCTAATTTTCCCATTGGAAGTCGTCTAGAGGTAGATGAAAATACAGTTCTAACAGTAGAAGGCAATCAACCTCTACGTTTTATCGCCTTTTATCGTGCGGATTTACCATGGCTGAACCCTCACACTCTGACAACCCCAGATGATGATGAAATAGAACCAGAAACAATAGAGCCTCAAGTTGCCGAAGAGGTAACAGTGGAAGATGCTCAAAACATTATCCCCGGAACTGACCATTATGAGGGCAATCGGCAAACTGTGGGACTTAAAAAGTATCCTCACACCCGTCCCCGAGGAAATACCCCTCTTGATCGCGCTTTTGCCTGCTTCCAAATGCTCAGTCAATACTTCCAAGTTCCCTTCCGCAAAGAAGTCATTCGACGGGTATTAAGCGATCAATTTAAGAGAAGTGAGAGTTTATCTTTACCTGTAGCTGGTGCAGTTGCCGAACTATTAGGCTTAAAAGCTCAATTGAGCAAAATGCCCACTAAATCCATTGGTCGGATTAATCCCCCTGCTCTGATTCGTTGGGGAGAAGACTTAGCCATTCTCTATGAAAGCAATGATCGAGAAGTGATCTTGGGGATTCCCACAGAAGGGGTGATCACCAAATCCATAGCGGAATTCCAAGAGGTTTGGGGAGACGGGGGGCAAATTCTGCTTTTAGAAGCAACGAAAGAAACCCCCCAACAACGCTTTGGCATTCAATGGTTTATTCCCTATATCCAAAGGTATCGGGGAGTTTTGGCGCTTGTTTTTTTTACCTCCCTCTTCGTGCAGCTATTTGGATTAGCGCATCCTTTGATGATGTTGGTCATCATTGACAAAGTGATTGCCCAAAATAGCCCCGAAGTCCTTAATATGCTAGGGTTGTTTGTTTTAGTGATTGGGATTTTTGAGGCGATTCTTAGCACCCTACGTACTTATATTTTTGTGGATACCACGAACCGCATTGATATGAGTCTGGGATCAAAAATTATTGATCACCTGCTACGACTGCCTTTACGTTATTTTGAAAAACGCCCTGTCGGTGATCTTTCTAGTCGGGTGAATGAACTTGAGCGCATCCGCCAATTTTTAACAGGAACCGCTTTAACAGTCGTTCTCGACTCCATTTTTTCGGTAATTTATATTGGGGTAATGCTGTTTTTAAGCTGGAGGCTGACCCTTGCTTCTTTAGCAGTTGTTCCCTTATTGATGATCTTAACCATTGCTTTCTCCCCCCTAATCCGTCGTCAGTTACGAGAAAAAGCAGAACGCAATTCAAAAACCCAATCTCACCTTGTAGAAGTCTTATCAGGGATTCAAACGGTGAAGGCGCAAAATATTGAACTGCGATCGCGCTGGCGTTGGCAACAACTCTACTCCCGTTATGTTTCCCAAGGCTTTAAAACAGTTATTACTTCCACTCTCTCCAGTTCTAGTAGTAACTTCCTCAACAAGCTATCGGGGTTGATCGTCCTTTGGTTTGGGGCTCATTTAGTATTAGGAGGACAACTCACTCTTGGTCAATTAATCGCTTTCCGCATTATCGCAGGTTATGTGACTAGCCCACTTCTCCGTCTTTCTCAACTATGGCAAAACTTCCAAGAAACTGCTCTTTCTTTAGAACGTCTCAGCGATATTGTTGATACGCCCCAAGAAGGGGAAGAAGACCGCGATAATATTCCGATGCCGCTAATTGAGGGAGGAGTGCGCTATGAAAATATCTCCTTCCGCTTCAAAAGTCCCGGCCCCATGCAATTAAATAATATTAACGTTGAGATTCAGCCCGGACAATTTGTGGGAGTTGTTGGTGAAAGTGGGGCAGGAAAAAGTACCCTCACCAAACTGATTCCGCGTCTCTATGAACCAGAAATGGGACGGATTTTAATTGATAATTATGATGTGTCGAAAGTTGAGCTTTATTCCCTACGGCGACAAATTGGCGTCGTTCCTCAAGATCCCTTATTATTTGAAGGGACAGTACAGGAAAACATCTGTTTAACCAATCCTGATGCTTCCACCGAAGAAATTATTGAGGCAGCGAAAACGGCTGTTGCCCATGAGTTTATTATGAATTTATCCAGTGGTTATAACACAAGAGTTGGGGAAAGAGGAGCTGCTCTATCAGGGGGACAAAGACAACGAATCGCGATCGCGCGAACCATCTTGCAACGACCCCAACTCCTTGTCCTAGATGAAGCCACCAGCGCCCTTGACTATAATACAGAGGAACAAGTTTCTCGTAATCTATCAGAAGTTTTCCAAGATCAAACGGTGTTGTTCATTACCCATCGTTTAGCTACGATCAAAAATGCTGATCTCGTTCTAATGATGGATGCAGGAAGAATTGTTGAACAAGGAACTCATGAAGAGTTAATGGCAATGCAGGGTCGCTACTTCTATCTCTATCAACAACAAGAAGCACGTATCTAA
- a CDS encoding peptidylprolyl isomerase translates to MTEVIKINETPIPPEKLVSHLKTYQMLPQLLRELIIDRAIAPIECSPEEVEKAKKEYLTQNRLTDPKQVQAWLQYNHLNQEEFEKIAIRKYKLKKFKQETWGVKVESYFLQRKRDLDQVVYSLLRTKDHSIATELYFRLQNQEASFEELAQKYSEGAEAETRGIIGPVPVTTPHEKVSEMLLKSEVGQLWPPVRIGEWSIIVRLEKLISAQLDEPTRQKLIHELFSKWLEEEVKKQIKIEPLDTETSEVA, encoded by the coding sequence ATGACTGAGGTAATCAAAATTAACGAAACGCCGATTCCCCCAGAAAAATTAGTGTCTCATTTAAAAACTTATCAGATGTTGCCACAATTATTGCGGGAATTAATTATTGATCGCGCGATCGCCCCCATAGAATGCTCCCCCGAAGAAGTAGAAAAGGCAAAAAAAGAATACTTGACCCAAAACCGACTCACTGATCCTAAACAAGTTCAAGCCTGGTTGCAGTATAATCATCTTAACCAAGAAGAATTTGAAAAAATCGCTATTCGGAAATATAAACTCAAAAAATTCAAACAAGAAACTTGGGGAGTCAAAGTAGAATCGTATTTCCTACAACGTAAACGAGATTTGGACCAAGTCGTGTATTCTTTGTTGCGAACCAAGGATCATAGCATAGCAACAGAACTCTATTTTCGCCTACAGAACCAAGAAGCCAGCTTTGAAGAACTTGCTCAAAAGTATTCCGAGGGTGCTGAAGCTGAAACCAGGGGAATTATTGGTCCTGTTCCTGTAACCACCCCCCATGAAAAAGTAAGTGAAATGCTCCTAAAGAGTGAAGTGGGTCAACTTTGGCCCCCTGTACGGATTGGTGAGTGGAGTATTATTGTGCGCTTAGAAAAGCTAATTTCAGCGCAACTAGATGAGCCAACCCGTCAAAAATTAATTCATGAACTTTTTAGTAAGTGGCTGGAAGAAGAAGTCAAAAAACAGATTAAAATTGAACCCCTAGATACAGAAACATCCGAGGTAGCCTGA
- a CDS encoding DUF445 domain-containing protein has protein sequence MFIRLTLNFSELGLLLVPPVAGATIGYFTNDIAIKMLFRPYKPLYLGQKRVPFTPGLIPRNQANLAQRVANTIMGSLLTPEELQKIARRLLQPERVKGAISWLLKSSIKQIGQNKQEKSAQVLGNILRDLFSESLPRVVKVLSRREDFLEAQLNQIFDQVLIDFQFTDNQAKQLSDWLVDVILPPNRIRQIIIDLLTDRNIQIIDETFREKSSGTYWVVANLFGLRNTLNRLRAFCLDEKETANLRIEELVVTLEIRARLREWLKSLSLQNLPISTVRQFRKTVRESIQTYLQDKGAGLVQSLGSSIDWEDVAVLIIKRLQSSEAVDQSLEVVSEELSLILERYLEEELEEIITKIIPILSIDEVIINRVNSTTPEELETTVNSIVKNELQAIVNLGGILGFLVGTLQATYFYFS, from the coding sequence CTGTTTATCCGATTAACTTTGAATTTTTCTGAACTTGGGTTACTCTTAGTTCCTCCCGTCGCGGGAGCAACCATTGGCTATTTCACCAATGACATTGCTATCAAAATGCTATTTCGCCCTTATAAGCCTCTTTATTTGGGTCAAAAGCGAGTCCCTTTTACTCCAGGGTTAATCCCTCGTAATCAAGCCAATCTCGCCCAACGCGTCGCTAATACAATTATGGGGTCACTATTAACCCCAGAAGAATTACAAAAAATTGCCCGTCGTCTCTTGCAACCAGAACGAGTTAAAGGAGCAATTTCATGGCTATTAAAATCTTCAATTAAGCAAATTGGGCAAAACAAACAAGAAAAAAGTGCTCAAGTTTTAGGAAATATCCTACGAGATTTATTTAGTGAATCTTTGCCAAGAGTCGTTAAAGTTTTGTCTCGCCGAGAAGACTTTTTAGAAGCACAACTTAACCAAATTTTTGACCAAGTCCTCATTGATTTTCAGTTTACAGATAACCAGGCTAAACAACTATCTGATTGGCTAGTAGATGTTATTTTACCTCCTAACCGTATTCGACAAATTATTATTGATTTACTTACTGACCGTAATATCCAAATTATTGATGAAACTTTTCGAGAAAAATCTAGTGGAACTTATTGGGTAGTTGCAAATTTATTTGGGTTGCGTAATACTCTAAATCGTTTGCGGGCTTTTTGCTTGGATGAAAAAGAAACAGCTAATCTCCGCATTGAGGAATTAGTAGTTACCCTTGAAATTCGCGCTCGTCTTAGGGAATGGTTGAAAAGTTTATCTCTCCAAAATTTACCTATTTCAACTGTTCGTCAATTTCGTAAAACAGTTCGAGAGTCGATACAAACTTACCTACAAGATAAAGGTGCAGGCTTAGTTCAATCTTTAGGAAGTTCTATTGACTGGGAGGATGTAGCAGTACTTATTATTAAACGTTTACAATCATCGGAAGCTGTCGATCAGTCTTTGGAGGTGGTTAGTGAAGAGCTATCTTTAATTTTAGAGCGATATTTGGAAGAGGAATTAGAAGAAATTATTACAAAAATTATTCCGATTTTATCTATTGATGAAGTAATTATTAATCGTGTTAATTCTACAACACCTGAGGAGTTAGAAACTACAGTTAATTCTATTGTTAAAAACGAATTACAAGCAATTGTTAATCTTGGGGGAATTTTAGGCTTTTTAGTGGGAACATTACAGGCAACCTATTTTTACTTTAGTTAA
- a CDS encoding biotin--[acetyl-CoA-carboxylase] ligase, producing MHYDSLPIHHFQQLESTNKTAWELFQQGEKTPFIVTADEQTAGKGQWGRQWVSSLGGLYLSLILTPEMKIEQPSYLTISSVFGVTEMLRNYQIPAQIKWLNDIFLNRKKLGGILIETHLKTQKLKAVVIGIGLNWENTVPELGITLKDYINQTNFIPSFNSSLPLKEDLYNYKLPPTIASLPDLKIIVINGLLLGYQRYRQEGITAILPEYEARLLN from the coding sequence ATGCACTATGATTCATTACCAATTCATCACTTTCAGCAATTAGAATCAACCAATAAAACTGCTTGGGAACTATTCCAACAAGGAGAAAAGACTCCTTTTATAGTTACAGCAGACGAACAAACTGCGGGTAAAGGACAATGGGGAAGACAATGGGTGTCTAGTTTAGGGGGGCTTTATCTTTCCCTCATTTTAACGCCAGAAATGAAAATTGAACAGCCATCTTACTTAACCATTAGTAGCGTTTTTGGCGTAACTGAAATGTTAAGAAATTACCAAATTCCTGCACAAATTAAATGGTTAAATGATATCTTTCTAAATCGGAAAAAACTAGGAGGCATTCTAATTGAAACCCATCTAAAAACTCAAAAATTAAAAGCAGTTGTTATTGGTATTGGCTTAAACTGGGAAAATACTGTTCCTGAGTTAGGAATTACTCTAAAAGACTATATTAATCAAACCAACTTCATTCCCTCCTTCAATTCATCCTTGCCATTAAAGGAAGATTTATATAATTATAAGTTACCGCCAACAATAGCGAGTCTCCCTGACTTAAAAATCATTGTTATTAATGGTTTACTATTGGGATACCAACGTTACCGCCAAGAAGGGATTACTGCGATATTACCTGAATATGAAGCGCGACTCCTAAATTAA
- the lysS gene encoding lysine--tRNA ligase — protein MSSSEEKNQQQSASSLKEIRATRIQKVETLKQEGLNPFAYKWEITHHANELQQQYVQLENGEEVETEVSIAGRITARRVFGKLAFFTLQDETGNIQLYLDKKRITAGMSELENAFNLLKKQTDTGDILGVKGTIKRTEKGELSINVRQYSILTKSLLPLPDKWHGLTDTEKRYRQRYVDLIVNPNVRETFRKRAKIIAAIRRYLEENNFLEIETPVLQAEAGGADARPFVTYHNTLEMDLYLRIATELHLKRLLVGGFERVFELGRIFRNEGISTRHNPEFTSIEVYQAYADYYDMMTLTENVITCAAKEVLGSLILYYQGETIDLNSPWKRTTMHELVAEKTGVDFSQFNEFSEAKAAAEQVGIGVPEDCQSIGQLLNEAFEQRVEETLIQPTFVLDFPKEISPLAKPHRSKTGLVERFELYIAGREIANSFSELTDPLDQRERLELQAAKKAAGDLEAHNVDEDFLTALEYGMPPTGGLGIGIDRVVMLLTDSPSIRDVIAFPLLKGSTPKEEST, from the coding sequence ATGTCCTCTTCAGAAGAAAAAAATCAACAACAAAGTGCCTCTAGCTTAAAAGAAATTCGTGCCACGCGCATTCAAAAAGTGGAAACCCTAAAACAAGAAGGATTAAACCCCTTTGCTTATAAATGGGAAATTACTCACCATGCCAATGAATTACAACAGCAATATGTGCAATTAGAAAATGGGGAAGAAGTAGAAACAGAAGTTTCTATCGCTGGAAGAATTACAGCGAGGCGAGTTTTCGGTAAACTTGCATTTTTTACCCTTCAAGATGAAACAGGAAATATTCAACTCTACTTAGATAAAAAGCGCATTACTGCTGGTATGAGTGAACTAGAAAATGCCTTTAACTTGTTAAAAAAACAAACCGACACAGGAGATATTTTAGGAGTCAAAGGAACAATTAAACGCACTGAGAAAGGTGAACTTTCCATTAATGTTCGTCAATATAGTATTTTAACCAAATCCTTACTCCCCCTTCCTGATAAATGGCATGGTTTAACTGATACAGAAAAGCGTTATCGCCAGCGTTATGTGGATTTAATCGTTAATCCTAATGTTCGAGAAACTTTCCGTAAACGGGCAAAAATTATTGCTGCGATTCGACGCTATTTAGAAGAAAACAACTTTTTAGAAATTGAAACCCCTGTTTTACAAGCCGAAGCAGGTGGAGCAGATGCCCGTCCATTTGTTACTTATCATAACACCTTAGAGATGGATTTATATTTAAGAATTGCTACAGAACTCCATCTCAAACGCTTACTTGTGGGAGGCTTCGAGCGAGTTTTTGAACTAGGAAGAATTTTCCGCAATGAAGGAATTTCTACTCGCCATAATCCTGAATTTACCTCCATTGAAGTGTATCAGGCTTATGCTGATTATTATGATATGATGACGTTAACTGAAAATGTCATCACCTGCGCGGCTAAGGAAGTATTAGGGTCATTAATTTTATATTATCAAGGGGAAACCATTGACTTAAATTCTCCTTGGAAACGGACAACCATGCACGAATTAGTTGCCGAAAAAACAGGAGTTGATTTTAGTCAATTTAATGAGTTTTCCGAAGCTAAAGCGGCTGCCGAACAAGTGGGAATTGGCGTTCCTGAAGATTGTCAATCCATCGGTCAATTATTAAATGAAGCCTTTGAACAGAGAGTAGAAGAAACTCTAATTCAGCCCACATTTGTCCTTGATTTTCCTAAAGAAATCTCCCCCCTCGCAAAGCCTCATCGTTCTAAAACAGGATTAGTGGAACGCTTTGAACTCTATATTGCAGGACGAGAAATTGCCAATAGCTTCTCAGAATTAACTGATCCTCTTGATCAACGAGAACGTTTAGAGTTACAAGCTGCCAAAAAAGCAGCGGGTGATCTCGAAGCGCACAACGTCGATGAAGACTTTTTAACTGCCCTAGAATACGGAATGCCCCCCACAGGAGGGCTTGGCATTGGGATTGATCGCGTTGTGATGTTATTAACCGATTCTCCTAGTATTCGTGACGTTATTGCCTTCCCCTTACTCAAAGGTTCAACGCCCAAGGAAGAATCAACCTAA